The DNA segment CACGTCGCGCAGGGCGATCACCATGTACTCGCCGGCCGCGAGCCCCGCGAGCGTGAAGCGGGCGCTGGCCCCGCTCGCGTCGATCCGCACGGCGCGGGACCGGCGCGACCCCGGGCTGCACCGGTCCCCCTCCACCGCGCACGCGCTCACGATCGTCCCCTGCACGTCGCGGCCGGGCGGAGCGTGCACCACGCCCGTGATGGCTCCCTGTGCGGCTGCTGCCGGTGGAGCGCTCGCGGCGCCCAGGAGGAGGGAAAGAAGGATCGCGACGCGCCTCATGGTTCCTCGCTGGTGTACGGTCTCATTCCGGGTGCGGGGCGGATCTCGAACGGGATCTCCCATCGGTGCAGGTTAATCGCCCGCCGGGCGGCGGACAACGGGGATGACCGGACACGACACGGCCGCCCCGCGGGAAAGCGGGGCGGCCGTCGAGGTGGACCGGAGGGCGTCAGAGCGCGACGTTCGCTTCCGCGTATCGGGAGGGGGCGGCGCGCGTGCCGCGGACGTCGTCGCCCCGCTCGTAGCGGTGCCCGGCGTCCCCCGGCTCGCCGCCCTGCCACTGGCGCAGGCCGTAGCCGATGGCGGCCAGGGCGAGCCCGCTCGCCACCAGCCCGCCCAGCGACATCGCGGAGCCGCCCTCGTGCAGGTCGGTGAACGGCGCCTCGTCCGCGAACAGCTCCAGCATGGCCCGGTTGAACTTCCGGACGTCCTGCGGGCCGCGGCTGGACACCCAGTTGCCGTCGCGCACGACCGCTTCGTCCTCCCGGGTCCCCCCGGCATTGCGGACGTCGTCCTGGAGACCCGGCCAGGAGGTGAGCCGCCGCCCGCGCACCAGCCCCGCGGAGACGAGCACCCAGGGGCCGTGGCAGATCACGGCGATGGGCTTGCCGTGGCGGTCGAACCGGCGGACGAAGTCCAGCACCTGCTCGCTCTGCCGCAGGAAGTCCGGGCTGGCGAAGCCTCCCGGGAGGAGCAGGGCGTCGTAGCGGTCGGGGTCGGCGGTGAAGACCGTGTGGGCCACTCTGATCTTCTTCCCGGGCTTCAGCAGGTTCATGGCCCGGATGGAGCCGGAGCGCAGGGAGATCACCTCCACCTCGGCGCCGTGGTCCTCCAGCTTCTCACGCGGGCTGGTCAGCTCCACCTGCTCCACTCCGTCCGCCGCAAGCACGGCGACGCGCAGCCCCTTCAGGTTCGGTTTCGACATCGGTCCCTCCTCGCGTTCGGTACTTCACGCAGCCC comes from the Longimicrobiaceae bacterium genome and includes:
- a CDS encoding type 1 glutamine amidotransferase domain-containing protein, with the translated sequence MSKPNLKGLRVAVLAADGVEQVELTSPREKLEDHGAEVEVISLRSGSIRAMNLLKPGKKIRVAHTVFTADPDRYDALLLPGGFASPDFLRQSEQVLDFVRRFDRHGKPIAVICHGPWVLVSAGLVRGRRLTSWPGLQDDVRNAGGTREDEAVVRDGNWVSSRGPQDVRKFNRAMLELFADEAPFTDLHEGGSAMSLGGLVASGLALAAIGYGLRQWQGGEPGDAGHRYERGDDVRGTRAAPSRYAEANVAL